ACTTTTGTTTGCGGATAAGGTCCATCAATTACTGTATGATCTGTAACAACTAAATTCCCTGTCATTCCAGAAACTACACTACTGAACTCTGTTCCAGTAGAATCAATTACCGGACAGTTATGGAACATATTACATTGTGTTGAAGCTGTATTTCTTTCAAAATCAACACCAGTAAATTCTCCTGTAAGTTCATTAAAAACACCAGACGGTGAATTTACAGACTGCATATAAGCATATAAAGTAGTAAATGTCACATCCGTTGAATACCAGTTAAATGTTACAGGATCTTGTTCTTGTACTGTTGGAGCATCCCATAATTCATAAAGATCAGTTGTAGGTTTAAATGCTAAAACATATGCTTTTGCACCAGCATTAAATGTCACATTATCTTCACCCGGAACTTGAGCATTGATCTCAGAAATCAGTGCAGCACCTTCAGCTGTTGGATTTGCCAGATCGTACTCTGCTGCAATTTGTACAGCCATACCATTTTCAAATGTAATCACACCGTTAGTAAGCGTATAAGTTTTAAACGATTCTGTTGTCCAGCCGTTTGCACCTAGAACATAATCACTGTTAGCTTTTGTACTAGCCTCAAAAACACCTGTTGTCGTGTTTAATTCATAAGCATTTTCAGTAAATGTACCACTATTTAAACTGTGAGTTCTTAACTCAACAACTGTTTTATCATAATCCTCCCATACATCAAAGTTAGAGAACTCCATACCATCTGTAAAAGTAATAGCTGTTGGCGTGTCACCTGGATCAATTGGATCGACTGGAGTACTTAACACAGTAATAGTAACTGTACCATTAACATCTACACTGCCGTCACTAACTGTATATGTTAATGTATCTGTACCTGCAACTAAGCCTGCTACATAATCTATAGTTCCTCCATTAATTGTAGCTGTTCCATAATTTCCTACAGTAACAGCAGTTATACTCAATGTATCACTATCTACATCTGTATCATTCGCCAATACGTCGATAGTAACAGAAGCACCTGTGGTAACGCTATCTGTATCATTTAGAACTGTTGGAGCATCATTTACTGCATTTACAGTGATATTTACATTAGCAGTGGCAGCAAGACCTGTAGTATCTGTTACAGTATATACTAAACTATCTGTACCGTTAAAGTTTACCTCTGGAGTATATGTAATACTTCCATTAGCATATATCGCAACACCATGACTAGGTTGTGTTGTAATCTGAACTGCTAAAATATCTTGATTTTGATCACTAAAACTTAATGGTATTTCTACTGCATTATCTTCATTAGTAGTAGCTACTGAATCTAATGCAACCGGTGCATACTCATTTCTTTTAACCACTAAGTTATATGTTTGATTTTTTGTAACTACAGTACTGTTTGCATCACTTGCAACTTTAGAAACAGTCGCTTTTAAAGCTACATTTACATCTATCGTATCAGTTCTTGTTATAACACCTGTTGTAGCATCCACAGCTGCATTGTCTGATGACCAAGTAAGGTTTACATCTGTTAATGTAGCAGGATCTGTAAGATTTAAATCTACTATAATATTATTATTTGCTGTATTAGCTCCTAAATAGCTGATATTGTTATCAAAAGCATCTTGTATTGCATCTAGTGCATCTGCAATTGGGTCTGTATATGTCCCATCTTCGATCTGTGTAACAGTATCGTTTGCATCTAAGTTTTCAATTACCGTTGTATAGTCTGCAATTGCCGTAGTGTCATTATTTTCAATTGCTGATTCTACTACTTCTGTATAAGTGTCTAAAACATCACCAATACCGTCAAGTGTATCTGTTGTAGCATTTTGCTCAGCTATCTCATCAACTTTAGCGACATATGTTTCTAAAAATGTTTCAACACTTGTATCAATAGCAACGCTTTTATCTGTCGCCACTTTCTGTACTAAAACAGTTGCATTAAAGTCACCACTACTTGTATTTTCATCTGTCACGCTTGCAAGCGAAGCAAATACATCTTCATAAGCCTTGTTAAAGTCACTTTCACCAGTTGCAGCAGCAACTACTTCAACTGTCTTTTGTACTTTTTGTGCAGCTAAGAAAACTGTAGGTTCTGTCATCGGATCCTTATCAACATCTTCAGCTGAAAGACCAAAGTTTGCAGCTACTTTTGTTTTAGCTGTATCAATATCCACACCCTTAGCAACCATTGCAGTAACATATGTACTTAAAGGTGAAAGGATAGGTGTTTTTCCTTGATAAATCGCAGAAAGTCTCCCTTCAAACGGTTTCCCAGTACTTCTATCTATACCACCGTATGCATAGATTTTAGTACCATTTGTAATTGTACCTGTTAAAGTAAAGTCACCGTTTGTATCTGTAATAGTTGCTTGTTCTGTAGCATTTTGTTCTCCATCAGCCGTACTATCTACAAAAACAGTAGCTCCTTGAAGATAACCATCAACTGCTCCACCACTTATACTAGTGAGTGTAGTAGTACTGTCACTACTGCCTCCGCCACTACATCCAGTCATCCCAAGTACAACTGCCGTACCTAAAGACATCATAGATGTTTTTAGAAAAAAGTGTTTCATTATTTCTCCCTTTTTTAGATTAAAATCTATTGTGTAGTATACTAACCCTATGTCACATTTATCGTCACATTTTTGTTATTTTTTGAAAAATGTTAAGATCTGCTTATGAACGTAACATTAAAACTACTTATTAT
Above is a window of Sulfurimonas marina DNA encoding:
- a CDS encoding Ig-like domain-containing protein; the encoded protein is MKHFFLKTSMMSLGTAVVLGMTGCSGGGSSDSTTTLTSISGGAVDGYLQGATVFVDSTADGEQNATEQATITDTNGDFTLTGTITNGTKIYAYGGIDRSTGKPFEGRLSAIYQGKTPILSPLSTYVTAMVAKGVDIDTAKTKVAANFGLSAEDVDKDPMTEPTVFLAAQKVQKTVEVVAAATGESDFNKAYEDVFASLASVTDENTSSGDFNATVLVQKVATDKSVAIDTSVETFLETYVAKVDEIAEQNATTDTLDGIGDVLDTYTEVVESAIENNDTTAIADYTTVIENLDANDTVTQIEDGTYTDPIADALDAIQDAFDNNISYLGANTANNNIIVDLNLTDPATLTDVNLTWSSDNAAVDATTGVITRTDTIDVNVALKATVSKVASDANSTVVTKNQTYNLVVKRNEYAPVALDSVATTNEDNAVEIPLSFSDQNQDILAVQITTQPSHGVAIYANGSITYTPEVNFNGTDSLVYTVTDTTGLAATANVNITVNAVNDAPTVLNDTDSVTTGASVTIDVLANDTDVDSDTLSITAVTVGNYGTATINGGTIDYVAGLVAGTDTLTYTVSDGSVDVNGTVTITVLSTPVDPIDPGDTPTAITFTDGMEFSNFDVWEDYDKTVVELRTHSLNSGTFTENAYELNTTTGVFEASTKANSDYVLGANGWTTESFKTYTLTNGVITFENGMAVQIAAEYDLANPTAEGAALISEINAQVPGEDNVTFNAGAKAYVLAFKPTTDLYELWDAPTVQEQDPVTFNWYSTDVTFTTLYAYMQSVNSPSGVFNELTGEFTGVDFERNTASTQCNMFHNCPVIDSTGTEFSSVVSGMTGNLVVTDHTVIDGPYPQTKVGTWEAKTVNGMLLITYKPDIGSESYFGWEDNLIAVADGAVRKGQYQAAATEFKIDTEQAEFNDVAVNDIKAAIATFIANGGTIDPTPTQLTAVDDSITTQPDTPITYNVLANDFGGEGILSITNATDGQNGTVTWTSDSVEYTPNAGYEGSDSFTYTITDGFTEATATVNVNISTNNPPVANNAAFTMLVGETISGNIGAVDPEGATVTYSVSAINDPSQVFGPNTILSSDGNFTIETVQEGNATITVTMSDGDVNSTVTYSVFVEASMNSDSLYGMSEASQNLTSTEFDTYAASPQTFPADTPLYSFWGVNTDENGTATLEYDYLEFKTDGTFVNPDGNGTHDSQWNSTMTVSMEGTPVAKAVVVNENMSATEIASEITELGELGITLPTGSVVSKVAVLMLNDEYDIWGPVEAYVDGVTPVTALAEMFGNYTAAYNRENYKRQLMFAQGEQFSDGNGTIVEVDMTSVYMGLSMEPTVINPSAGTWTATTYTDNNGTTVDMILMTVDDTLVGAYNKNPILVAPGIVLEDGTTTSRIYQGSYTPANTGFVEYYFNDTAAQEIVSNFNATH